GCGGGCAGGGTCGGCCTGTCCGGGAGGCCCGTGGGCGACCGGACGATCGAATGGGATCTGGCGTTCCTGATGGCGGTGCTGAACTGGGCAGAGCGTTCCAACGACGAGCGGGGCCGCCCGCTGCTCGACAGGAATCCGCTGAAGGGCCTGAGGAAGCCCACGGAGAAGAACCCCGCCCGGGTCGTTCTCACCGAGGAGGAATACCGGGCTCTGCTCGGGGTTTCCCGGGAGGTCGGGTGGCGATTCCATGTCGCACTCGTGCTCGCGCACGAGACGGGGCACCGCATCGGAGCCATCCGCAAGCTCCGCTGGTCGGATGTCGACTTCGAGGGCCGGGAGGTGCGGTGGAGGGCGGAGCACGAGAAGACGGGCTACGGGCACAGGACGCCGGTGACCGACCGGGCACTGGCGGCCTTGGAAGAGGCGCGACAGATGAGCGGCGCAACCGGTGACGCGCCGGTGCTGCCCCCGCCGACCGACGCGGGGACGTGGATCTCCAACAGCTTGGCGCTCACGTGGTGGAACAGGGCCGTGGCGCTTGCCGGGCTGGAGCCGAAGCGCGGCCGGGGTTGGCACTCGCTGAGGAGGAAGTTCGCCAGCGACCTGATGGACTTGCCTCTCAAGGTCCTCTGCGAGCTTGGCGGTTGGAAGGACCCGAAGACGGTGCTGCGCTGTTACCAGCAGGCCGACTCGGTACAGCTTCGGAAGGCTTTGGACAGCCGCTCGGTGGGTCGCGCCTAAAATCCGCAATGGGCGGGAGTCATTGGGCGGGAATCCGGCACGTATGACTCGCAAGTTCAACAATCACAATCATATCCACGCCCAGTCCCAACTGTTGCACCAGCGGGTCGTCCTCCGCCACCGGCGAGGCGCTGAAGAGGCCGGGGCCGGCCGGGCACACCTCGAGCGCCGCTTCCTCGCCTGCGCTTGGCTCGTCCCTCTCGGAGGGCATCGGATTGCATGCGTCTGAGGGGCAGAGCTCGAACCCGTCCGCCGTGGAACTCCGCATGGCGAACACGAAGCGCCCGCCCACAATCTCCACTCGCGTGATGAACGGCTCCGGGGCGTCGATGTACTGCTGGAGGATCATCCGGGCGCCGGGCCCGGCGTCGAAGCCGTCGCCGTCGAGGTGCCGCTCGAGCTCCCGCGCGTCGCGGAAGAGGTGGATCCCCAGGCCCTTGCCCCCCTGGTCGTGCTTCGTGATGAACGGGCCGTCGAAGGTGGCCGCCGCTTCGAGCAGGTGCTCCCTCCCCACGGCCAGCACGGTGCGCGGCGTGCGGATCCCGTGCCGGCGCAGGACGAGATCCTGCCGGAGCTTGCTCATCTCCAGCTCGAAGGCGCCGAGCCCGTTGATCACCCGGCGGCCGTGCGACTCCAGCCAGTACAGGAACTGCCGCGCCAGTTCCACCGTGTGGACATGGCCGCGCGTGTGCGACGACGGGCTGATGCGGTTGATCCAGATGCCCTCGGGAGGCGGCGTCGAAGGGTCGACGAGCCCTTCGTTTACGTGCACGAGGCGGACGCGGAAGCCCTCCCTCGCGAGCGCCTCCTGAAGCGGCGGAATCCAGGCCGGGTTTTCGTACAGCACGTGTATCTGCGGTAAAGCGGGACGAATCATGGGTTTCTCTCGGGTTGAGTCCGGTTGCACGGGGCACGAAAAAAGCCGCCCGGGTCGGTGGACCGGGGCGGCTCGAAAAACGCTTTGAGCTAGGGGCTCAGCGCATCAACACACCCGGATCCACGCGTCGTGGAGACACGAGCACATACAGACGCAGGTGCTACAGGCGCAGGTCGCTCCGCGGGCGCGGAGAGCTCGGATGTCAGACGCGTGAATCATGGCGCGAGAAGATGTCCGCATGGGCATGGCGGGGCAACTGCCACAGCGTCGCCCAAACCGTGACGCACCCCTCATCGCACCCTTACTCTGCCACGCCCTTCTCGTTGAGGATCTCCCACACCTTGTCGGGGGTGATCGGGATGTCGAGGTGCGTCACGCCCAGGTGCGCCAGAGCGTCCACCACGGCGTTCGCGATCGCCGGGGGCGCGCCCACCGTCGCCGATTCGCCGACGCCCTTGGCGCCGAGAGGGTGGTGCGGGGACGGCGTGATCGTGTGCCCGGTCTCCCACGCCGGCGTCTCCATGGACGTGGGGACGAGGTAGTCCATGAACGAGCCGGCGAGGTTGTTGCCGTCCTCGTCGTAGGGGATCTCCTCGAACAGGGCGGGGCCGATACCCTGCGTGAGGCCGCCGTGGATCTGGCCCTGCACGATCATGGGGTTGATGATGTTGCCGCAGTCGTCCACGGCCACGAAGCGGCGCACGGTGACCTCTCCCGTGCCGCGGTCGATGTCGACCACGCAGATGTACGTGCCGAAGGGGAAGGTGAGGTTGGGTGGGTCGTAGTAGTTCGTCGCCTCGAGGCCCGGCTCCATCCCCTCGGGCAGGTTCGTGTAGGCGGCGAAGGCGCAGTCCTGGATCGTGACGGACCGGTCCGGGGCGCCCTTCACGGAGAACTTCCCGGGCTCCCAATCGAGGTCCTCCTCGCTCACCTCCATCAGGTGGGCGGCGATCTTCGCGGCCTTGTCGCGGATCTGGCGTGCGGCCATCGCGCCCGCGGCCCCGGCGGTGGGGGTCGAGCGGCTGGCGTAGGTGCCGAGCCCGTACGGGGCGGTGTCGGTGTCGCCCTCCTCGACCTGCACGTGCGCGGCGGGGAGGCCGAGTTCCTCGGCGATGATCTGCGCGTAGGTGGTCTCGTGGCCCTGGCCCTGCGACTTGGTGCCGAAGCGGGCGATCGCCTTCCCCGTGGGGTGCACGCGCACCTCGGCGGAGTCGAACATCTTGATGCCGAGGATGTCGAAGTCCTTGGACGGGCCAGCGCCCAGCACCTCGGTGAAGCTGCACACGCCGATCCCCATCAGTTCGCCGCGCGCGCGCTTCTCGGCCTGCTCGCGGCGCAGATCGTCGTAGCCGATCATCTCCCTGGCCTTGTCCATCGCGGCCTGATAGTCGCCGCTGTCGTACTCCCAACCGAGCGGCGACTTGTAGGGGAAGGCCTCCTTCGCGATGAAGTTCTCCTCGCGCAACTGCGCCGGATCCTTCCCGATCTTGTGCGCCAGCGTGTCCACGACCCGCTCCATGCAGTGCACGGCCTCGGTCACGCGGAAGGAGCAGCGGTAGGCGACCCCGCCCGGCGGCTTGTTCGTGTAGACCGCATCCACCTCGGCGTAGGCCTGCTCCATGTCGTAGGAGCCGGTGCAGATGGAGAAGAGACCGGCCGGGAACTTGGAAGGCGCGGCCTGGGCGTCCGAATAGCCGTGGTCCGCGAGCGTCTTGATGCGGAGGCCGCGGATCTTCCCGTCGGCGTCGGCCGCGAGTTCGGCGTCCATGTGATAGTCGCGCGCGAACGAGTCCGCCTGGAGGTTCTCCATCCGGTCCTCGATCCACTTCACCGGCTTGCCCAGCACGACGGAGGCCGCGATCGCGACCACGTAGCCGGGATAGACCGGCACCTTGCCGCCGAAGCCGCCCCCGATATCGGGCGACACGACACGGATCTTCTCCTCGGAGAGTCCGACGTGTCCCGCCACGAGGGCGAGCACGGTGCGGATCGCGTGCGGCGCCTGCGTCGTCATGTAGACGGTGAGGTGGCCCTCGACGGGGTTGAAGTCGGCGACGCAGCCGCAGGTCTCGATCGAGGCGACGTGGATGCGCGGCACGTGCATGCTCTCGCGCACGACGACGTCCGCCTCCTCGAACACCTTGTCGGTCGCCTCCTTGTCGCCGGCCTCCCAGTGCCAGATGCGGTTGTCGGTCTGGCCTTCCTTGTCGGTGCGGAGGACGGGCGCGTCCTCATCGAGCGCCTTGAAGGGGTCGATAACGGGCTTCATCGGCTCGTAGTCGACTTCGACCGCGGCCACGCCGTCGGCCGCCGCGTAGCGCGATGTCGCGATGACGGCCGCGACCTCCTGCGCCTGGTACATGACGGTGTCGGTGGGGAGCACCATCTGCGTGTCCGACATGAGCGTCGGCATCCAGTGCAGGTTGTACGCCTCGAGGTCCTTGCCGGTGAGGACGGCGAGGACGCCGGGGACCTCCAGCGCCTTGCTCGAGTCAATGCCTTTGATCTTCCCGTAGGCGATCGGGCTGCGGACGATGTCGAGCCACAGCATGCCGGGGAGGACGATGTCGTCGATGTAGTTGCCCTTGCCCTGCAGGAAGCGCGGATCCTCCTTGCGCTTCATGGAGTGCCCCATGCCGCAGATGTCGGCGGAAGTCTTCGGTGCCATCAGCTGTCCTCCCCCGCTTCGGCGGCGCCAGCGGCGAGTTTGTCGGCGGCGTACTGCACCGCCTTGACGATGTTCACGTAACCGGTGCAACGGCAGAGATTGCCGGAGATCGCCTCGCGGATCTCCGCCTCGCTCGGGTTCGGGTTGTCCTCGAGGAGGGCGGCGCCGGTCATCAGCATGCCGGGCGTGCAGAAGCCGCACTGGAGGCCGTGCTTCTCCCAGAAGCCTTCCTGAAGCGCGTGCATGCCGTCGGCCCCGGCGAGTCCTTCGACGGTTCCGATCTCGGCGCCGTCGGCCTGCACTGCGAGGACGGTGCACGACTTCGTCGGTTTCCCGTCGACCAGCACGGTACAGGCGCCGCAGTGGGTCGTGTCGCAGCCGATGTGGGTGCCGGTGAGCCGCAGTTCGTCGCGGATCAGGTGGACGAGCAGCATGCGCGACTCGACCTCCATCGCGTGCGCCTCGCCGTTCACGGTGACGCTGATCGGATGTGTCGCCATCGCTCTACCCTCCGGCTCCGGCGCGCGCGAGCGCCTGGCGGATGGCCCTCGCGGTGAGCACGCGGGCCATGTTCCTCTTGTACTCGACGGAACCGCGCCGGTCCTCGACGGGCTCGGTCATATCGGCCGCGGCCTGGGCGGCGGCGGCGATGATCTCGTCGGCGTCGGGCGCCTTCGTGATCGCGTCACGAACCCTCTCGATGGCGCCACGCAGCCCGCTCGCCGGCACGAAGTCCGCGCCGAGGAGCGTCTCTTCTGCCGCGGTCGCGCGGATCGGCGCGAAGCTCAGGTTCGTGAGCGCCACACCCGCCTTCGTCACCTTGCCGTCGTCGTCCAGAGTCAGCTGCACGGCCGCGCCGGCGACCGCATAGTCGCCCACCTTGCGCTCCAGCTTGACGTAGGCGCCCCCGCTGCCCGCGGGCGGCACCGGGATGTGGAGTTCGGTGAGGATCTCGTCCTCTCCCAGCGCGGTCATGAAGAGGCCGTGGAAGAAGTCGTCGATGTCGATCGTGCGCTCTCCGCCCGGCCCGGTGGCGATGACGTGCGCCCGCAGCGCGAGCATCGTCGCCGGGTGGTCGTTCGCGGGGTCGCCGTGCGCGATGTTCCCGCACACCGTGGCGCGGTTGCGCACCAGCGGGTCCGCGATCACGCGGGCGGTGTCGATCAGGATCGGATAGCGCTCCACCACCGCCGCCGATTCCTCGAGTTGGGCCTCCGTCACGAGCGCCCCGATGCGGAGACATCCGTCCCGCTCCTCGATCGTGTCGAGCCCGGGGATGCGGCCGATGTCGATGATGTTCGCGGGCGCGGCGAGCCGAAGCTTCATCATCGGGAGGAGGCTCTGGCCGCCCGACATCACCTTCGCGTCGTCGAGTTCGCCGAGGAGGTCGATCGCGTCGTCCAGTTCGGCCGGCGCGTGGTAGTCGAACTGCGGGGGAATCATGCCTCTGCCTCCTTCGCCTGATTCTCGAGCGTGCTCGTGAGTCTTCCCACGAACTCCTGCAGCATCCGTTTGGACACAACCTGGGTCATGCCGCGGCCGAGTTGCGCGAGGATCCCGGTGACGGTCACGTCCGAATCCATCGTCACCTCGGACCCGCCGTCGGGCAGCGCCGTGACACGACTGTTCATCGTCATGTCGGCGGTGCCCATGCCGGCCTTGCCCTGGCCCCGAGCGCGGACGACCGCGGACCGCTCCTCTTCGTTCAACATGAAGGATACGGTCCCGGTATAGGCCGCCACGAGGGGGCCCACCTTGACGGTCATGCCGCCTTCCCAGGTCGTGTCGTCGATCTGCTCGGTGATTTCCGCTCCCGGCAGGAGTTCCGAGAGCTGCCGCGGGTCGGAGAGAATCCCCCACACGGTCGCGGCGGGCGCGTCGATCGTGAACCCTTCCTCGATTCTCATGGGCCTTGTTCCTCCATCGTCACCCGCCGGGAGCGCCTGCGATAAACCAGAACGACGTAGGCGATGACCGCACCGATCGATACGACCATGCCGATGTTCCCGTAGGTCGTGCTGACCTGCAGTCCGAGGAACAGCGAGAACGAGAACATCAGGTAGAGCAATGCGATCACCGCGACGTGCACGGCGACCCTCACCAGGCTTCTCAATGTCACCCCCTCGTGACTTGTTGCTGGAGATACGCCTCCGGCGAGGCGTCGAATCGCGTTCGGCACCCCTCGCAGCAGAAGTAGACGGGTGCCCCCTCGAAGACCGAGGACGGAGAACCCGAGATCGAGACGGTCATTCCGCACACGGGATCCGTCGCCTCGTCGTCGGCTCGCTGCCCGGTCGCCACTTCGTCCGCGGACGCGTCACCGGCCTCGACTGCCTCCGACTCCGTCGGTTGCGGCCCGAGCTGGACGATCTCCGCCAGAATGCTGACGGCGATCTCCTCGGGGCTCTCGGCGCCGATGTCGAGGCCCGCGGGGCCGCGCACGCGGGCGACGTCGCCGCCGCCGAGTCCCTGCGCGGCCAGAACGCGGCGCACTTCCTCCATCCGGGTGGGAGAGGCGATCACGCCCAGGTAGTCCGGGGCGGCGGCCGCCAGCTCCCCGAGCGAGCGCTCGTCACGCCGTCCCATGGTGGCGACGACTCCGTACAGCCTCCAGCCGCGGGGGCGTTCGGCGTAGCGCGCCGCCGTCTCCGCCAGATCGTCCACGACCTCATCGGCGGCGGCCGCCAGCGCCTCGTCTTCGGACGTCTCGGCGACGGTCGTGTACCCCATCGCGCCGCCGAGGCGCACCAGCGCCAGGGCGACGGGCGAACTGCCCGCCACGATCAGGACGGGAGCCGGAAGAACCGGATTAACGTGCACTTCCACCTTCCCTCCGCTGCTGCAGGACATGGGTACGGGGACCAGGCCGTCCGGCCGCCCGGGACTCGACCCGAAGGCGAGGAGCCTGGGCTCCCCCTGATCCAGCGTCTCCAGCGCGTGGCGGATCACCTCCGATCGCGTGCAACTGCCGCCGATCCAGCCGTGCATGACGCCGTCCGCCGAAATCAGCGCCATGTTGCCCGGCTTCCCGCTCGTGGGCCGCTCGCTCCGCACCACCGTCGCGAGCGCATACGGCTGCCGTTCGGCAGTCAAACTCGCGGCGAGATCCAGCAGGTCGCGTTTCACGGGAGATCGCTCGAGCGGGAGCCGACCCCGGCGAACTCCCTCCGCACGGCTTCGTATTCGTCCGGGCGGTCGAGGTCCCTGAGCCGGTCGGCCGGCCAGTCCACGGGGACCGCCCGCTTGTGGTGGCGGCGCACGACCTCGCGCCCGCACCCCGCCCGCATGCGGGATATCTCGCCGAAAAGGCCGCGGCCGTAGAGGATGGGCGGCGCGTTGACCTCGCCGTAGCGCGACACGACCAGCGGGGCGTCCATCTCCGCGTAACGCTCCACCAGCGTCCGCACCATGCGCGCGGTCACGAACGGCATGTCGGACAGCATCACGATGGCTGCCGCGCAGGCCTCCGGCACCGCGGCGATGCCGCAGGCCACCGATGTCTGGATGCCGGTCTCGTGATCGGGATTGACAGCCACGGTACAGTCGAGGTGCCGGACTTCGCGCTCGACGGCACGGCGCGCGTGTCCCGTGACGAGGATGACGGGGTCGAGTCCGGCTTCACCCGCGAGGCGGACCGCCCGGCGCACAAGGGTCTCTCCACCGACGTCCAGCAGGAGCTTGTTGCGCCCCATGCGGGTCGACGACCCGGCGGCCAGCACGATTCCCGCTACCCTGTGCTCTTCGGACATGGCTCCAGAATAGGCCGGCGCCGACCGCTACCGCGAGCCCGGAAGCCCGTGGCCCACGCCCCTGGGCGGGCCGCTATCGCTCGTAGAGCCCGCAGGCGAAGATGCCCGGTATCTCGAAGGGCAGAGGCCCGAGTTCTCTCGTGAACCGGTCGCCGAGGTCCATCATCGTGATGGCCTCCAGCGTGCGGAACCCCGCGCCGGCCATCAGTTCGCACATCTCCCCCGGGCTGTAGTCGGAATGCATCGGCTCGCCGCGCTTCGCAACGTATTTCCGCAGCGCCGTGCGCGCCTCGCGGTGTTCGGGCAACGCGGAAGCGTCGTCGAGCAGGTGGTCGAGCACGAACCGCGAACCCGGCGCGACGCCCTCGGCAATCGAACGGGCGGTCTCCGCGATGATGTCCGTGGGCAGGTAGTACGTGACGCCGAGAAGCGAGAGGAACGCACGCCGGGCGGGGTCGAAGGAGGATTCCGCGAGCGCCGCCATCACGGGCACTTCCCCGAGCTCCGCCGCGACGAAGTGGAGACCCGGCGGCCGTTCCACGCCCATGCGCTTCAGCCGCTTCCGCTTCATCGCCTGCATTTCGGGCAGGTCGAGCTCGAACACCTGCAAGTCCTCCATGAGGTCGGCCCGGCGCAGCGCGAACGAATCCATCCCGGCCCCGATGATCACGTACTGCGCGATCCCGTCACGGATGGCCGCCTCCAGCGCCTGCTCCGCGTAGCGCACCCGGATCAGCACGCCGAGCATGCCGGGCCGCAGCTTCCGCAGGACATGGTTGAGCAGGAACCAGGAGACGGGCCGGACCTTGATCAGCAGACGCAGGTGCCAGCCGCACAGGCCGAGGGCGAAGGGGTCCTCGACAAGGCGCACCCGGTCGCGCTGATGCAGGGCCCGCATGCCGGCGACGAGTTCGGCGGTCGTAGCTCGCGTCTTCATCTGTTCCGGTCACTCCGCGTGATGCGATTCACGGCGCGCGACGACGCCGGCCCCCGGCAAGGCCCCGCGCCACGGCGATGCCCGAAAGGATGACGGCGGCGCCCCCCAGTTGCTGCGGCGTGGGCGTCTCTCCCAGCCACATCCACGCCGTGGCGAGCGCGATCACCGGGACGAGGTTCTGGTACACCGCCGTCCGGCTCTGTCCGATCGTCTTCATGCCGCGCGACCAGAGCAGGTAGGCGATGGCGATCCCGAAGACCCCCGTGTAGGCCGTCGCGAACCAGATGCCCGGCGGGATCGAACTCCAGTCGACGCGCATCAGATCCGGGATCCCCATGATGACGATGACGGGGAGGGCGGCCCACAGCGTCCACCCCGTCACCTCCAGCGCCCCCCGGCGTTTCGTGATGCGTCGTCCGAAGACCGTGAACGACGCCCAGGAGAATGCGGCCCCGAGGACGAGCAGATCCCCGAGCCCGGCTCCTCCGACTTCCTGCGTGCCGCCGGTGATGAGAATCGCCATGCCGGCGATCGTCGCGGCGACGCCCAGGAGGATCGCGAGGCTGAACCGCTCCCGCCCGAGCGCGGACGCGATCAGGAGCACCCACACGGGACTCGTGGACAGGAGCAGCGCGGCGTTCCCGGTAAGCGTCAGGTCGATCCCGTAGATGAAGGTGGCCTGGAAGATCACGTGGCCTACCACCGCGAGTCCCAGGATCCGCGGCCACTCGCTCCGCGGAGGGAGGACCGGTCGCCCCGTGGCCCGGAGGAGGCACCAGACCGCCAGCGCCGCGAACGGGAAACGCACGGCGTTGAATGCGAGCGGATCGAGTTCCCGCAGGACGACCTTCACGACGGAGAAGTTGATGCCCCAGATGATCGCCGTGGCCAGGAGTCCGAGGTCGACCGTGAGGTCGCGCGCTCGCCGCCGGGAAGGGTGGCCGCTCGAAGAGTTCGTCAATCGCGCTCGCCGTGGGGAAAGGGACGAGGGAGCCCCCGGCCGAACACCGGGGAGGGAACGGCTGAGTATATTCCGGGAGTGCTCCGGGAGTCGACCGCCGAGCGTCGACCGGCTGGAATCGAGCGCACACGCCCTTGCGAAACGAGCGTCGCGATGAATGACGGATTCATGCAGCGGGCCATCGATCTGTCCGAGCGCAGCGTGGACGAGGGCGGCGGGCCGTTCGGCGCCGTCGTCGTGAAGGACGGCGAGGTCGTGGCGGAGGGGACGAACCGCGTGACGCTGGACAACGATCCCACGGCCCACGCCGAAGTCCGGGCGATTCGAAAGGCCTGCGAAATTCTGGGCACGTTCGATCTCGGCGACTGCGAGATCTACGCGAGTTGCGAGCCGTGTCCGATGTGCCTGGGAGCGATCTACTGGAGCCGGATCCGCCGCGTGTACTACGCGAACACCCGGGAGGACGCGGCGCGCATCCGGTTCAGCGACGAAGACATCTACGACGAGTTCTCCCGGCCGCTCGCGGAGCGCCGGATCGTGTCGCTCGTGCGGATCTCCTCCGCCCGGGCGCGGGACGCCTTCGAGCGCTGGATCCGAAAATCGGACCGGACGCCGTACTAGCGCCGCCGCATCCGTCGCGGCGCGGTTTGACATCCGACGGTCGCCCCTATAGAACTGCCCGCACGACAACTCATCGAGACCGGCTGAGGGACAGGCCCGTTGACGCCGGGGCAACCTGCGGGAAGTGGCATTCCCGCGAAGGTGCCAACTCCTGCGGTGGACTCGCATCCGCCGTGAAGATGAACCGCCCGCCGCCCTTCGAGGCGGTAGCCGCAGTCTCAGGGTGTCGAATCTCCGGAGTCCGATGAGGTGCACTCGAGACTCGGAGAGGTCATGATGACCCACCGCTCTGCCGCTCGCGTTGCCTCTTCCCCCGTCACACGCGCCGTGCGGGCGGGGCTCGGCGCCGACACCGCCCATCGGGCGATCATGCCGCCGATCCATCTCTCCACCAACTTCTTCTTCGACGCTCCGGGCGTGTACGCGAAGTACGACTACACGCGTACGGCCAACCCGACGCGCGATCTCGCGGCCGACACCATCGCCGAACTCGAGGGAGGGTGCGGTGCGGTCGTCACCTCTTCCGGCATGTCGGCGATCGCCGTGTCGACGCGCCTGCTTTCGGGCGGCGATCTGCTCCTGGCGCCCCGCGACTGCTACGGAGGCAGCTACCGCCTCTTCTCCGCCGAGGCGAGCCGTGGCGGGTATCGCGTCGAGTTCGTCGACCCGTGGGACCCGGCGTCGCTCGAACTCGCCCGCCGACTTCGGCCCCGGATGATCTGGATCGAGACGCCGAGCAACCCACGCCTGCGGATCACCGACATTGCCGCGTGGGCGCGGGTGGCGCGCGACATCGGGGCGATCTGCGTGGCCGACAACACCTTCCTCTCGCCCGTCAACCAGCGCCCCCTGGAGTTCGGCGCCGGTCTCGTCGTGCACTCGACGACGAAGTTCCTGAACGGGCACGGCGACGTGGTGGGCGGGGCGGTGGTGGCGGCGGACGAGGATCTGCTCGAAGAAATCGCCTGGTGGACCAACGTCATGGGCGTATCGGGGGCGCCGTTCGACTCGTATCTGACGCTCAGGGGGATGCGGACCCTTCACGCGCGCAGCCGCGTACACGAAGCGAACGCGCTCCGCATCGTGGATCTGCTGGACCGCAGCGACGTGGTCGCCCGCGTCCATCACCCGAGCCTGCCCGATCATCCCGGGCACGATATCGCGCGGCGGCAGCAGACGGGGTGGGGCAGCCTCGTTTCGTTCGAACTGCGCGGCGGACGAGCGGCGGTGGATGCCTTCGTGGACCGTATCGAACACTTCGCCCTGGCCGAGTCGCTGGGCGGCGTGGAGAGCCTGGTCGCGCACCCCTGGACGATGACGCACGCGTCGATGGATGAACCCGCGCGCCGGGCGGCGGGGATCGGCGAGGGGCTGCTCCGGTTGTCGGTGGGGATCGAGGCCTGCGAGGACCTGGAGGCCGATCTGGAGCGGGCGCTCGCCGCGGCTGACCGCCCGACAGCGTGCGCTGCCCGGGTGCGCGCGGCGCAACGTTGACCGGGAGCCCCGCATTCTCTAAGGTGCCGCCGCCGCCGACACGGCCGCTTTCCAGTCGGTCGGCGCGCCGATCCGCGGGAGGGAAGGGGAACCATGGCAAACCAGGTCGACGCCGGAC
The Candidatus Palauibacter soopunensis genome window above contains:
- a CDS encoding nucleotidyltransferase family protein, with the protein product MSEEHRVAGIVLAAGSSTRMGRNKLLLDVGGETLVRRAVRLAGEAGLDPVILVTGHARRAVEREVRHLDCTVAVNPDHETGIQTSVACGIAAVPEACAAAIVMLSDMPFVTARMVRTLVERYAEMDAPLVVSRYGEVNAPPILYGRGLFGEISRMRAGCGREVVRRHHKRAVPVDWPADRLRDLDRPDEYEAVRREFAGVGSRSSDLP
- a CDS encoding SAM-dependent methyltransferase, producing the protein MKTRATTAELVAGMRALHQRDRVRLVEDPFALGLCGWHLRLLIKVRPVSWFLLNHVLRKLRPGMLGVLIRVRYAEQALEAAIRDGIAQYVIIGAGMDSFALRRADLMEDLQVFELDLPEMQAMKRKRLKRMGVERPPGLHFVAAELGEVPVMAALAESSFDPARRAFLSLLGVTYYLPTDIIAETARSIAEGVAPGSRFVLDHLLDDASALPEHREARTALRKYVAKRGEPMHSDYSPGEMCELMAGAGFRTLEAITMMDLGDRFTRELGPLPFEIPGIFACGLYER
- a CDS encoding aerobic carbon-monoxide dehydrogenase large subunit, with translation MAPKTSADICGMGHSMKRKEDPRFLQGKGNYIDDIVLPGMLWLDIVRSPIAYGKIKGIDSSKALEVPGVLAVLTGKDLEAYNLHWMPTLMSDTQMVLPTDTVMYQAQEVAAVIATSRYAAADGVAAVEVDYEPMKPVIDPFKALDEDAPVLRTDKEGQTDNRIWHWEAGDKEATDKVFEEADVVVRESMHVPRIHVASIETCGCVADFNPVEGHLTVYMTTQAPHAIRTVLALVAGHVGLSEEKIRVVSPDIGGGFGGKVPVYPGYVVAIAASVVLGKPVKWIEDRMENLQADSFARDYHMDAELAADADGKIRGLRIKTLADHGYSDAQAAPSKFPAGLFSICTGSYDMEQAYAEVDAVYTNKPPGGVAYRCSFRVTEAVHCMERVVDTLAHKIGKDPAQLREENFIAKEAFPYKSPLGWEYDSGDYQAAMDKAREMIGYDDLRREQAEKRARGELMGIGVCSFTEVLGAGPSKDFDILGIKMFDSAEVRVHPTGKAIARFGTKSQGQGHETTYAQIIAEELGLPAAHVQVEEGDTDTAPYGLGTYASRSTPTAGAAGAMAARQIRDKAAKIAAHLMEVSEEDLDWEPGKFSVKGAPDRSVTIQDCAFAAYTNLPEGMEPGLEATNYYDPPNLTFPFGTYICVVDIDRGTGEVTVRRFVAVDDCGNIINPMIVQGQIHGGLTQGIGPALFEEIPYDEDGNNLAGSFMDYLVPTSMETPAWETGHTITPSPHHPLGAKGVGESATVGAPPAIANAVVDALAHLGVTHLDIPITPDKVWEILNEKGVAE
- a CDS encoding SRPBCC family protein; amino-acid sequence: MRIEEGFTIDAPAATVWGILSDPRQLSELLPGAEITEQIDDTTWEGGMTVKVGPLVAAYTGTVSFMLNEEERSAVVRARGQGKAGMGTADMTMNSRVTALPDGGSEVTMDSDVTVTGILAQLGRGMTQVVSKRMLQEFVGRLTSTLENQAKEAEA
- a CDS encoding nucleoside deaminase yields the protein MNDGFMQRAIDLSERSVDEGGGPFGAVVVKDGEVVAEGTNRVTLDNDPTAHAEVRAIRKACEILGTFDLGDCEIYASCEPCPMCLGAIYWSRIRRVYYANTREDAARIRFSDEDIYDEFSRPLAERRIVSLVRISSARARDAFERWIRKSDRTPY
- a CDS encoding xanthine dehydrogenase family protein subunit M — its product is MIPPQFDYHAPAELDDAIDLLGELDDAKVMSGGQSLLPMMKLRLAAPANIIDIGRIPGLDTIEERDGCLRIGALVTEAQLEESAAVVERYPILIDTARVIADPLVRNRATVCGNIAHGDPANDHPATMLALRAHVIATGPGGERTIDIDDFFHGLFMTALGEDEILTELHIPVPPAGSGGAYVKLERKVGDYAVAGAAVQLTLDDDGKVTKAGVALTNLSFAPIRATAAEETLLGADFVPASGLRGAIERVRDAITKAPDADEIIAAAAQAAADMTEPVEDRRGSVEYKRNMARVLTARAIRQALARAGAGG
- a CDS encoding site-specific integrase, coding for MMARTKRSRRSYSAGEWGRNRVRVFTDPKTGLYQMEWRENGRRLTRSLKHRDWTRAKRQADEAAAAFASPGLNGKAEAEPEPLTLGMLFDIYAEEVTPAKGEKSRRHDRVATAMFLRFFGTDRRPETLSRRDWDRFIQARRAGRVGLSGRPVGDRTIEWDLAFLMAVLNWAERSNDERGRPLLDRNPLKGLRKPTEKNPARVVLTEEEYRALLGVSREVGWRFHVALVLAHETGHRIGAIRKLRWSDVDFEGREVRWRAEHEKTGYGHRTPVTDRALAALEEARQMSGATGDAPVLPPPTDAGTWISNSLALTWWNRAVALAGLEPKRGRGWHSLRRKFASDLMDLPLKVLCELGGWKDPKTVLRCYQQADSVQLRKALDSRSVGRA
- a CDS encoding XdhC family protein translates to MKRDLLDLAASLTAERQPYALATVVRSERPTSGKPGNMALISADGVMHGWIGGSCTRSEVIRHALETLDQGEPRLLAFGSSPGRPDGLVPVPMSCSSGGKVEVHVNPVLPAPVLIVAGSSPVALALVRLGGAMGYTTVAETSEDEALAAAADEVVDDLAETAARYAERPRGWRLYGVVATMGRRDERSLGELAAAAPDYLGVIASPTRMEEVRRVLAAQGLGGGDVARVRGPAGLDIGAESPEEIAVSILAEIVQLGPQPTESEAVEAGDASADEVATGQRADDEATDPVCGMTVSISGSPSSVFEGAPVYFCCEGCRTRFDASPEAYLQQQVTRG
- a CDS encoding EamA family transporter, yielding MTNSSSGHPSRRRARDLTVDLGLLATAIIWGINFSVVKVVLRELDPLAFNAVRFPFAALAVWCLLRATGRPVLPPRSEWPRILGLAVVGHVIFQATFIYGIDLTLTGNAALLLSTSPVWVLLIASALGRERFSLAILLGVAATIAGMAILITGGTQEVGGAGLGDLLVLGAAFSWASFTVFGRRITKRRGALEVTGWTLWAALPVIVIMGIPDLMRVDWSSIPPGIWFATAYTGVFGIAIAYLLWSRGMKTIGQSRTAVYQNLVPVIALATAWMWLGETPTPQQLGGAAVILSGIAVARGLAGGRRRRAP
- a CDS encoding 2Fe-2S iron-sulfur cluster-binding protein, which codes for MATHPISVTVNGEAHAMEVESRMLLVHLIRDELRLTGTHIGCDTTHCGACTVLVDGKPTKSCTVLAVQADGAEIGTVEGLAGADGMHALQEGFWEKHGLQCGFCTPGMLMTGAALLEDNPNPSEAEIREAISGNLCRCTGYVNIVKAVQYAADKLAAGAAEAGEDS